The Juglans regia cultivar Chandler chromosome 2, Walnut 2.0, whole genome shotgun sequence genome includes a window with the following:
- the LOC108985191 gene encoding uncharacterized protein LOC108985191 isoform X1: MNLDDLNKVWEIKALKKPGEDEARKILERIAKQVQPIMRRHKWRVKILSEFCPNNPSLLGLNVGGGVHVKLRLRRPNRDCNFFPFDQVLDTMLHELCHNAHGPHNASFYRLWDELRKECEELMAKGITGTGEGFDLPGRRLGGFSRQPPLSSLKKTALEAAEKRARLGSLLPSGPKRLGGDSTIMVALSPIQAAAMAAERRLQDDIWCGSQSCEASGDEESSSDILQNLVNMEQMGGSSRLEGGKSAHSVDAISRKRSQESDRSLFYQSSNDHLESNLDASTPCSMLHHENISQKRICKSDNTSFSQSTHRQESDFMDLPNPSSEPGHSHDTIPDRTLNPEEPLMWECGTCTLLNPPLAPICELCSTQRPKDIHIKYKIWPCKFCTLENSVELEKCSACGQWRYSRGAPVSMPAPNVGT; this comes from the exons ATGAATTTGGACGATCTTAACAAGGTGTGGGAAATCAAAGCCCTGAAAAAGCCTGGAGAAGACGAAGCGAGGAAGATTCTAGAGAGGATAGCGAAGCAGGTCCAACCCATTATGCGTAGACACAAATGGAGGGTTAAAATTCTTTCCGAATTCTG TCCAAACAATCCGTCTCTTCTGGGGTTGAATGTGGGAGGCGGGGTGCATGTGAAGCTGAGGCTTCGGAGGCCTAACAGAGATTGTAATTTCTTCCCCTTTGATCAAGTTCTTGATACAATGCTTCATGAGCTTTGCCATAACGCCCATGGCCCGCACAATGCCAGTTTCTACAGGCTTTGGGATGAACTTAGAAAG GAATGCGAGGAGCTGATGGCCAAGGGAATAACAGGCACGGGGGAAGGCTTTGATCTTCCTGGGAGGCGTTTGGGTGGTTTCTCCCGTCAGCCTCCCCTATCATCTCTCAAGAAAACTGCATTAGAGGCTGCAGAAAAGAGAGCACGTTTGGGATCTCTTCTGCCATCTGGACCCAAACGTCTTGGTGGTGATAGCACTATTATGGTTGCACTTAGTCCAATACAAGCTGCCGCAATGGCTGCAGAGAGAAGATTACAGGATGACATCTGGTGTGGTTCTCAGTCTTGCGAAGCTTCTGGGGATGAAGAAAGTAGCTCTGATATTTTGCAGAACCTTGTAAATATGGAGCAAATGGGGGGAAGCTCAAGGCTAGAGGGTGGTAAGAGTGCACATTCTGTGGATGCAATCTCCCGGAAAAGAAGTCAGGAATCAGATCGAAGTTTGTTTTATCAATCTTCCAATGATCATTTGGAATCCAATTTGGATGCTTCAACCCCTTGTTCCATGCTTCACCATGAAAATATATCTCAAAAAAGAATTTGCAAATCAGATAACACTTCATTTTCTCAGTCTACTCATCGGCAAGAATCTGATTTTATGGATTTACCCAATCCCTCTTCTGAGCCCGGGCATAGTCATGATACAATACCTGATAGAACACTGAATCCAGAGGAACCTCTTATGTGGGAGTGTGGAACATGCACTTTGTTGAATCCT CCATTGGCTCCAATATGTGAGCTTTGTAGCACGCAAAGGCCTAAAGATATTCATATCAAGTACAAAATATGGCCCTGTAAGTTTTGTACATTGGAAAACAGTGTGGAGCTGGAGAAATGCTCTGCCTGTGGTCAGTGGAGATACTCGCGTGGAGCACCTGTGTCAATGCCAGCACCGAATGTTGGCACTTAA
- the LOC108985191 gene encoding uncharacterized protein LOC108985191 isoform X2 has translation MSPNNPSLLGLNVGGGVHVKLRLRRPNRDCNFFPFDQVLDTMLHELCHNAHGPHNASFYRLWDELRKECEELMAKGITGTGEGFDLPGRRLGGFSRQPPLSSLKKTALEAAEKRARLGSLLPSGPKRLGGDSTIMVALSPIQAAAMAAERRLQDDIWCGSQSCEASGDEESSSDILQNLVNMEQMGGSSRLEGGKSAHSVDAISRKRSQESDRSLFYQSSNDHLESNLDASTPCSMLHHENISQKRICKSDNTSFSQSTHRQESDFMDLPNPSSEPGHSHDTIPDRTLNPEEPLMWECGTCTLLNPPLAPICELCSTQRPKDIHIKYKIWPCKFCTLENSVELEKCSACGQWRYSRGAPVSMPAPNVGT, from the exons ATGAG TCCAAACAATCCGTCTCTTCTGGGGTTGAATGTGGGAGGCGGGGTGCATGTGAAGCTGAGGCTTCGGAGGCCTAACAGAGATTGTAATTTCTTCCCCTTTGATCAAGTTCTTGATACAATGCTTCATGAGCTTTGCCATAACGCCCATGGCCCGCACAATGCCAGTTTCTACAGGCTTTGGGATGAACTTAGAAAG GAATGCGAGGAGCTGATGGCCAAGGGAATAACAGGCACGGGGGAAGGCTTTGATCTTCCTGGGAGGCGTTTGGGTGGTTTCTCCCGTCAGCCTCCCCTATCATCTCTCAAGAAAACTGCATTAGAGGCTGCAGAAAAGAGAGCACGTTTGGGATCTCTTCTGCCATCTGGACCCAAACGTCTTGGTGGTGATAGCACTATTATGGTTGCACTTAGTCCAATACAAGCTGCCGCAATGGCTGCAGAGAGAAGATTACAGGATGACATCTGGTGTGGTTCTCAGTCTTGCGAAGCTTCTGGGGATGAAGAAAGTAGCTCTGATATTTTGCAGAACCTTGTAAATATGGAGCAAATGGGGGGAAGCTCAAGGCTAGAGGGTGGTAAGAGTGCACATTCTGTGGATGCAATCTCCCGGAAAAGAAGTCAGGAATCAGATCGAAGTTTGTTTTATCAATCTTCCAATGATCATTTGGAATCCAATTTGGATGCTTCAACCCCTTGTTCCATGCTTCACCATGAAAATATATCTCAAAAAAGAATTTGCAAATCAGATAACACTTCATTTTCTCAGTCTACTCATCGGCAAGAATCTGATTTTATGGATTTACCCAATCCCTCTTCTGAGCCCGGGCATAGTCATGATACAATACCTGATAGAACACTGAATCCAGAGGAACCTCTTATGTGGGAGTGTGGAACATGCACTTTGTTGAATCCT CCATTGGCTCCAATATGTGAGCTTTGTAGCACGCAAAGGCCTAAAGATATTCATATCAAGTACAAAATATGGCCCTGTAAGTTTTGTACATTGGAAAACAGTGTGGAGCTGGAGAAATGCTCTGCCTGTGGTCAGTGGAGATACTCGCGTGGAGCACCTGTGTCAATGCCAGCACCGAATGTTGGCACTTAA
- the LOC108985219 gene encoding mitochondrial import inner membrane translocase subunit TIM50, giving the protein MSSAILRSRLASVFLKHRRRLLSSNVVSGAPKEPLAPSSATAGTPLPPPPNTATTATASTDPPGVFNADTTSSNKPWRFLKYGLIGALTGASATAGYASYAYTFDEIDEKTRALRSSVDFSLKEDASTFDNVKGLLHSAAMIVPAKAIELYLDMRRLIEEQVQSFAEPYAEKLLPDLHPAERHVFTLVLDLQETLIHYDWTREKGWQTLKRPGVDAFLEHLAQFYEIVVYSDEQSMFVDPVVERLDPKHCIRYRLSKGATKYQNGKHYRDLSKLNRDPGKILYLSGHALEGCLQPENCVPVKPWKQHDANDTALLDFIPFLEFVARTSPPDIRPVLASYQGCEIPTEFIRRSKDYQRRMQEQKQQGRFWRR; this is encoded by the exons ATGTCATCGGCAATACTCCGATCCCGCCTCGCATCTGTCTTTTTGAAGCACCGTCGACGCCTATTGAGCTCCAACGTCGTCTCGGGCGCTCCTAAAGAGCCCTTAGCTCCGTCCAGTGCTACTGCTGGCACTCCTCTTCCTCCGCCTCCTAATACGGCAACAACTGCTACTGCTAGTACTGACCCTCCTGGTGTTTTCAATGCGGACACTACGAGCAGCAACAAACCTTGGAGGTTTCTCAAGTACGGTCTCATCGGAGCCCTCACCGGAGCCTCCGCCACCGCAGGCTACGCCTCCTATG CGTACACATTTGACGAAATAGATGAGAAGACGAGGGCGTTGCGATCATCTGTGGATTTCAGCCTGAAAGAAGATGCGTCCACTTTTGAT AACGTTAAAGGGTTACTCCACTCTGCTGCAATGATAG TGCCTGCTAAAGCCATTGAACTCTACTTGGATATGAGGAGGCTAATCGAAGAGCAAGTTCAG AGTTTTGCTGAGCCATACGCAGAGAAGCTTCTTCCCGATTTGCATCCTGCAGAGCGACATGTGTTTACACTTGTTCTAGATCTGCAAGAGACACTGATTCATTATGATTGGACA CGAGAGAAAGGCTGGCAAACTCTCAAAAGACCTGGAGTTGATGCTTTCTTGGAACATCTGGCTCAGTTCTATGAAATTGTTGTGTATTCTGACGAGCAGAGTATG TTTGTAGACCCTGTGGTTGAAAGGCTGGATCCCAAGCATTGCATACGATATAGGCTATCTAAGGGtgctactaagtaccagaatggGAAGCATTACAGA GATCTTTCAAAGCTTAACAGAGATCCTGGAAAGATTCTTTATTTGAGTGGCCATGCACTGGAAGGTTGCCTTCAACCGGAGAATTGTGTTCCTGTCAAGCCATGGAAGCAGCATGATGCAAATGATACGGCTCTTTTGGATTTTATACCTTTTCTTGAAT TTGTTGCTCGTACCTCTCCACCTGATATCAGACCAGTACTGGCATCATACCAAGGGTGTGAGATCCCAACAGAATTCATTAGGCGTTCTAAAGACTATCAGAg GCGAATGCAAGAACAGAAGCAGCAAGGTCGTTTCTGGAGACGTTGA
- the LOC108983291 gene encoding uncharacterized protein LOC108983291 encodes MDQTGLNKRQTLTQFMISVQFLKKVTQLLLSVSVFSFFFSHSNLISFPKSFNFYFCTFPFQLFSHTIDKSSIFLLCNGLLVFLAKYSGLTRSLSGSTYNDEYSFESEGNGLQPESSISESKKTILEKEVMVEDIGTAGNVALEQERERKYLIKELEKETEKSAAKEGGGGGENRFSNSKEVGIFFLENEEEQNETVTGSFLEEEEEEEGNGIEELNKKFEDFIKRVKEEIRIEAREQLVMV; translated from the coding sequence atgGATCAAACTGGGCTCAACAAACGACAAACCTTGACTCAATTCATGATCAGTGTTCAATTTCTAAAGAAGGTGACACAGTTGCTACTTTCAGTTTcagtgttttctttcttcttttctcactCGAATTTGATTTCGTTCCCCAAGTCGTTCAACTTCTACTTCTGTACATTCCCTTTCCAACTATTTAGCCACACAATAGACAAAAGCTCCATATTCCTCCTTTGCAATGGACTCCTAGTTTTCCTTGCAAAATACTCCGGCCTGACAAGATCTTTGTCCGGGTCTACTTATAATGATGAGTATTCATTCGAGAGTGAAGGAAACGGTTTGCAACCCGAATCATCAATATCAGAGAGCAAAAAGACAATACTGGAGAAGGAGGTTATGGTCGAAGACATCGGTACAGCAGGGAATGTTGCCCTGGaacaagaaagagagaggaagtaTTTGATCAAAGAATTGGAAAAGGAAACTGAAAAGTCAGCTGCgaaggaaggaggaggaggaggagaaaacAGGTTTTCTAATTCAAAAgaagttggaatatttttcttagaaaatgaaGAGGAACAAAATGAGACAGTAACTGGCTCAtttcttgaagaagaagaagaagaagaaggaaatgggATAGAAGAATTGAACaagaaatttgaagattttattaaaagggTGAAGGAAGAAATTAGGATTGAAGCTCGAGAACAACTAGTTATGGTTTAG